In the genome of Montipora foliosa isolate CH-2021 chromosome 3, ASM3666993v2, whole genome shotgun sequence, one region contains:
- the LOC137997308 gene encoding tetratricopeptide repeat protein 36 homolog has product MAANAKDKAVLESIFNPLLPLGDISQSPPRTENEINEESTEDSKKAKDLEKLGIEKAEQGDLEGALECFNEACEICPTRSSCFNNRAQLWRLNGDVSHAIEDLNKAIDLSRDSGAAAAQAYTQRGLIHRLKGEEEKSYDDFTKAAALGSAFAKSMVVQMNPYAAMCNKMLVEAISKLKGDLE; this is encoded by the exons ATGGCAGCCAATGCGAAAGATAAAGCCGTACTTGAGAGCATTTTCAATCCTTTGTTGCCTCTCGGGGATATTTCTCAGAGTCCACCTCGAACTGAAAATGAAATCAACGAAGAAAGTACAGAAGATTCTAAGAAGGCAAAGGATTTAGAAAAATTGGGGATCGAGAAGGCTGAACAGGGAGATTTAGAAGGTGCTTTGGAGTGTTTCAATGAAGCTTGTGAGATATGTCCAACGCGTTCGTCTTGTTTTAACAATAGAGCTCAGCTGTGGAGATTGAATG GTGATGTTTCTCATGCCATAGAAGATTTAAACAAAGCTATTGACCTTAGTAGAGACAGTGGTGCTGCCGCAGCACAAGCCTACACACAGCGTGGCTTAATTCACAGGTTGAAAGGAGAAGAGGAAAAATCATATGATGACTTCACTAAAGCAGCAGCACTAGGCAGTGCTTTTGCGAAATCCATGGTTGTACAAATGAATCCTTATGCTGCTATGTGCAACAAAATGCTTGTTGAAGCTATTAGTAAGCTGAAAGGGGACTTGGAGTGA